The window CTCCGAATGATTCCGAAGTGTAGCATCCTGCGAGCAATCGTCCACGCTGACCACCAATCGCGCGCGAATTTGATCCGCGTCAATGAGGCCGGCCGCTTCCGGGGTAGGATGGCGCTCCCGAAGGCGAAATTGGATAGACCGATGCTGAATCAAGTCATGGATTTCGCAGGCGAGGTGCTGCCCGGGAGCTGCGCCGTGCCGCCTTATTCCGAGAGCGCGTTTCTGGCCGAGCTGGGCGACCGCTTGAAGTCCTCACGCATGCGCTGCGTCCTGTCGCGCCGGGAGCTGGCCCGCCGCTCCGGGATTTCCGAGCGCTACATCGCCCAGATCGAGGCCGGCAAGGGCAACGTCTCGATCGTGCTGCTGCTGCGGCTGGCCTCCGCGATCCACGGCAGCCAGCCCGAGGCGGCTTGACCCTTGAGGTGAGCGCGATGGGGCACCTCGTACTGGCAGCCA of the Bradyrhizobium sp. WSM1417 genome contains:
- a CDS encoding helix-turn-helix domain-containing protein gives rise to the protein MLNQVMDFAGEVLPGSCAVPPYSESAFLAELGDRLKSSRMRCVLSRRELARRSGISERYIAQIEAGKGNVSIVLLLRLASAIHGSQPEAA